One Aegilops tauschii subsp. strangulata cultivar AL8/78 chromosome 2, Aet v6.0, whole genome shotgun sequence genomic window, TTTCATCACCGCTGGAAGCATCCACATGAATGTCTCCCGCACCTTCACCAATGTTTGCATTGTTTTGCATGTTTGTGCCCCTTATGAGAGTATTGAGCATGTCACATACCCCAGCACCATCATCTACAACGTCTTCATTATCAGAATCTTCAGACATGCTTCCCTCATCCGATTGTTCACCATGGTATATCCAGTGAGTGTAGGTTGGATCCATCCCATTGAACAGCAAGTCAGTATGAACATCCTTTTTCTTTTTCGGAACAATATTAAGACATCTCCTACATGGGCATGGGACTGTTGAGTCTGGGTGAGCACCATCGAAGGAAAAATTCAAGAAATCCTTCATGCCAGTTTGCCACTCAACAGAACCTCTTTCCCTCTCCATCCAGCTCTTATCTCGTGTCATTTTTGCCTTGTCTCCGTAAAGCCAGTCCTGTTAAACAAACATAACAGCTGCTTTAGTAGCTGCATTGCAGTCAATAGCATCACTAGCTGCATTACAAGACAAGACAACTGGGATACATACATACCAGTATTACTGTCACATGGTAAAGCAAACATTTATCTATACATTGTAAAGCAAAATTTGGTTGATGGAAGAAGAAATAGTATTACTGTCACATGGTAGTATATGTGACATGAGGGTAAATAAGTTCAGTTTCGTAGTTGGCTAGATCATGCAAAAACAGAAATTCAGAGAGAGATAGTGACGAGAAAATTTGCCATTTGCTTTGTTTGTCCACCACCTGCATCATGATCTGCTCTTGTGCTGAATAACATAGCATAAGGGGCAAAGCAAAACATCTGCTCTTCTGCATCTTGTTCCATGTTTGTGCCCCTTATGAGGGTATTGATCATGTAACATAGCATAAGTAGTCACAGGAtcaaagcaaaacaaaacaaaatagtAGACATCAAAGGTAAATGGTTCAGAAATAGGACCGTCTTTTTGGTACTATTCTGATTAATCAAACACACAACCCAGTACTAGCAAGTGAAACAGGATTCAGCCGCTCATAACTACTCATACAGGAAATCAAGATCACTGGGTAGCATACTAAGTATTCTCACAGTAATTTTTCACCAATTAACCCATGTCCATGCAACGATTCACAGGGTCATATGCAGATCAAAGCAAAACAGTACAGAGTTTTAGAGATTTACAACTAGAAAAGATCTTCTGCGTGAAAGGCTTGAGGTCTTGTGCGTGATCCTTGAAGAAGAGAAGCAGAAGAGGATCCTTGGGAAGATCGGCAGCGTGGTGAAGAGGAGCAGCGGCGGTCGTCGGTGTTGGAGAGGAGCAGCGGCGGTCGTCGGTCAGGGGCGGCAAGGAGGGGCCCCGAGCATTCAAGCTCCCCCGCCTCCCTGTCTGGTGAAGCGCACCGTCAGGGAggagaggccgccgccgccagcctccCGAAACCCTCTTCTCACCTCCCTCTTCGTTCGATCCGATCTCTCCCCTTTCTCTTTTCTTGGTTTGATCTGGTGTCTCCCCTGTCTCTCTGTTCTAGCTTCGATCTTTTTTTAGGGGCTAGAGAAAGGAAGTCGCCCCCTTTTATTTTCTTTCCTTCGATCCCCTCCTCTGGTTTGTGGTTCAGCCGCGCGTGGGATCAGACGACCCGTGTGGTGGGTCGCGCCACCTGCGTGCTTCGATCGCCCGGGTGACCAGACACGCTGTCTGGTGGAGTGCGTGACCTCTTCTGCCGTATATTTTTTTTAAGGTCGGATAGCGTATATTACTGAAATATGTTCATGAAAAAAATAAATTACTGAAATATGTGATTGACGTGGCCTTCTTTTTCTGTTTGAAAGAAGATAGTAATTCTATTGACCAAACTTTGATTATCTGCAACTTTTAAACCACAAATCCAAATGATCTCATTATTTTTGCATTTTTTTAAATTAAACTGATATTTATATAGTAATTTGGTTGCATAATTTTGCCTACTTAAGTAGTGTAGGTAGCATATGTCGGCCAACAATCGACACGTATCAACGTCCTACACCACCCATGTGATTACTAACGTCGCCTCCGATCATCGGGTCACCCTCGACGACCGGGTCGACTTCGGTCACGGCTCCGTCGAAAGCTTCCAAGACCGTGCGCTCCATTCCCGAGCTCTCCGTCCTCCGACAGGCGCGCCTGGTacgcctcctcctcttcctccgccgTGCGCCGCTCTTCCTCCTCGCTTTCATGGAGGGATGCGATATTTTAAGAGATTTGTTTATGTCGTCGATGTGTGCACGAGGGATGATTTGtttcctcccgttgcaacgcacgggcatgtttgcTAGTGAATACATAAAGAAGAGATAAGGTGTTGGCCTCATCTGAATACATTTTTTAAAACAAATGTGTGATATGCCAATAAGTAAATCTCAAAATTAAATTTGTTTGGTTGATAATTGACATAGTTGAATCTCTATTATTTTCGTTAAAACAAGAGCAACATGATTATGTTGGACCTACTGTGGCGTGGAGGACCCTCCCGAGTCGCCCTTGCAGGTGACGGGAGAGATCGCTagccgcctcccgctcctcccctCCCCTACCGCCGTTAGAGGGTGTGACTAGGTGAAGCCcggccagcggcggcggcggcagggctcGTTCGCCCCCTTGCGTGTGGATCCGATGTAGGACGGATCCGACAGGCAAAGGCGTCGCGATGCAGGGTTGTTTTATTTACATAGTTGAATCTCTATGCTTATCGTTTGAACAAAAGCGACATAATTATGTTGGACCAACTCTGGCGTGGACAAACCCTCGACGGATTGTCCGGTAAAATGAAAGATGATGAGATCATCCCATCTAAAGATCGAGACTAACGTAGATTGACTGTCTCATCAACCCATCCCCTCAGTACTTATGTTTTGAGACAAGAGTATAACCTACTAGTTTTAAAGTGAGGGCGCGTGATGTCTCTGTGACATGTAGTTCAGAGCTGGCCAAAATTCTGCTGCTTTGACCAATAGTTCACCAAGGCACAAATTTTTGACATATCCAACCTAAGTGTAGATTGATGAAACAACACCTTCCTAATTGGCTGCGGGTGGTTTTGGCGGACCGGGGTTGCGGCAGAGGGGTTGAAGCAGCGTGGTACATCACCTACCCAGTCCGTCCACTGGTTGACGGTGAAGGCATCCGTGGACGTCGTGTTCCTCCCGCTCCTTCTATCTTACTTCGGGTGAAAACTTGATCTTCGGATCCGACGGTAGCGACGTTCGTGGTCGTGTCCTTCCTGGAGGCATCGTCTTGGAGACCTCGGTCCGGCATGTCCGTTGCACATCTTCCAAGATGATCGCTCCTCGTGCTGGTGGTCTCCGTCGGCTCTAAGCAAATCCCTTTTTTGCACATCTTATAGGTGCTTGGTAGTCGTTGAGGTTGTTTGTCGGTGCCCGACATTCGTGTATCTTGCTTTCGGTGTGTGTGGCATCCATTTGTATCGGTTGCTTCGatgtatgtgatggttgttttACAATATAAACAGGGAAACTCTTTTTCTTTCGTTAATTGACTTTCTCAAATGACGACGACTATACAAATGTCAACGACGAGAACGTTACAGGGGAGGGCGTCGAATCGCCCCTTCACAATTCTCAGATTTGGTGTTTTTTTCACCATGATATAACTTTTTACTAATAAATATTAGTATTCCCTCCATCTCGAAATATATTTACAATCTGGAAAATTTCCTCCAAAAATAATTACTTTTTTAAAACAAAAAGAATTACTTTCCCACCACCTAATTTAGGTGTACTGTTGTTTGCGCCAATATTTTTTAACCTCCCGCTAAAAGTCTCAAATTAGCGTCTTTGTTCCCACCAAAAAATTAACTTCCCGCTAAATACCTTCATAACAACCCATGAATATATAATTGTAGACCAAATCACGACGTCTTCACGGGCGATTGGATCTGAGCTCTCGTCTCTGTTCATCTGTGCTGCCGGCGTCATGACGGCGTCAACAGAGCGAACCACAGCAGCTGCACGGCGTCAGGTTAGTCCTCCCGATCTCCTCCCTCACTGAAAAATCCAGTCCCCCTCGATCtccccctcctccctctcctctgcGCCCGCCTCCGTCCGAGATcaaacccccctcccccgcgAGCTCCTCCTCGATGCGCGGCTCTCTCGATCCCGATCCATTCAGAGGGGCTGCCCCTTCTCTCCTCGCTCGCCGCTTGGTTGTAGAAAAGAAGTCCGGGCAGGGGACATGGCCGCCGCCGGTGGCATTTTCCCATCGCGCCTCGATTTGGCCGCCTCGGCGGAGCGCCTCACCTTGGCCTGGAGGCTGGCCGCCATGGAGCTCGCCTCGGCCTAGAACTGGGGCTCGACGGGGCCTCCCGGCCCAGTTCATGGTCGCAGCCGTCTCGGCTGTGCACGCCGGCGTCGTGACATGGTGACCAGGCGCTGGTTGCTGCCTCACCCGACCCCAGCGTGCTTGCAGGCCTCTCCGGCATCTCTGCTCCTGGTTCGCTCTGTTTACTCGTGGAGGCCAaagggggtcgtgacccccctccaaAACTGTATTTTGTTACTAATTAGTAAGCGTTTTGGTGCAGCCCATCCGTGGATCATCTCTTGCCAATTTAATTATTATCTACATTGTTTTTTGAGCATTAGATCCATTAACTGAAAGGTATAGACGTACTCTGTATGTACAAAGCTTGTGTTGTTAAGATGACAAATCGACGACTGCCATATGTTCGATTACCTTGTGAATTCATGTCATTCGTATAAGTTTTTATGCATATTTTTCTGCCAGTTTAAAAGTTGCCCCCCCTATAGCTTGTCACGGTACGCCACTGGCTGTTTGAGCACCACTATGTAGATATTAGATGATACATGTGCGTCTACAGAGCAGAGGATTCAGGTTTAGTCATCCTATGCATTGCATTTGATTCAGATTACTATAAGATGATTTTTAATAGATATTTGGTCTTATACGAGTCACATTGGAAATGTTTTTTCCTATTGATTCAGAGTAGTATTTTCATGAACAACCTATCACTGATACATCGCCTTTCATGTTCATTCACATATGCTTAATACTTCTGAATAATGTACGTCAAGAGAACCTAGGGTTCAGGTTTAGTGCATCCTCTGCATGTTATTCAGATCACTATAATATGAGTTTTTAATAGATATTTTGTTTTTATTGCTTTCTTATAACGTGTTGCGCCTTATCTAGTTGGAATAATCAACATAGATTTATACCTTTTGCCATCTCATTTGGCTCGAGATCGACTCGACATCGTTACAAGCTGAGCATGAGTCATGTTCTACAGCTTGACCTTGAGCTCCATTCAGTTTGAGCTGCCTCAAATTTTAATATGAGTTAAACTCATTTGATTTTATGTCTGCTTAATGTATTGCGTTTCTTCTTACATTGACTCAAAATTTTATGTTTGATTTACCTACACAAGGGCACAATGATGAATTTTACGGAGGATGCTCCTGGTACACAACATCCTTACTTCATAGTCACCTATCTGAATGGTGCAGAACATCAATGCTTTGTTAATGCTAAGTCCCATGATTGTCTTTGTGTGCAGTAAAGAAAGGCTCTGTTCTCTTAACAAGGATGGAAAGTATAACGGCATACAAAAACCAACGTGGACAACCCAGATCTGGTAAATTGTTTAGCATTTGCTATAATGCATAAAATCTTGGTGTGGGTTAAATAGCTAAACCTTCAAGACTACTAAATCTTTTACAGGAACTCCAGAACAATCCGACACTCCAGTGTCTGCTAATGACATGTGTTCCCTTGCTGAATGGCCATCCCATGCTCGCCGCAACCGTGCACTACTACAGGATGGTACTTGCTTTCGTTTACATTTGTGTCATCATTTCTTACAATCTAATACCGAGTAATACAATTTTCTTGTATGATTTGGGCTGTAGAAGCTGGTGGACAGAAGAAGAAAGGGCGAGGTGTTCTAAAAGGTTTTAAAGCATCTAAGAAGCGTTTTGCCAATGGATCTGCAAAGCTAAATATTACATTCTCTGAAAAATTGGGTGGTACAGTAGGAATGAACTATCGTTCGTTCAAGGATGACGTGGTAGTCATAATGAAAAGAAAGTTACCACTCATTGGAGTGAGGACGTGGTCGGACATTCACCCTACCATTCATCGACTCATTATTGCAGACATGATAGTGCGTACAATCTTTTTCACATGTGTTATCTTATTTTACCATCGATAATGCATTGCTTATGTATATTTACTTGTTGTATGCTCTACATGACAGATGGGACTTGGAAGATACACCAGAAACAGAAGAAAAAGTTCTCAAAATTGCGAAAGAGCGATATAGAGGCTGGCGATCAACTCTAAGCTCCACTTACaaggcatacaaaacagatgCAGCTAGATTGGCTAATCTGCCGGAAGATTTGCAACCAGAAGAGTGGGAATGGATGATTGAGTACTTTGGCACTAATTCAAAATTTCAGGTTATCTCTAAGATCACAGTTTGTCTATTATGTGTGAAGATGAAACGGCTAGTCTCACTGGTTATATTTGGTTTCAATGAATTGATAGGATCGCAGCCAAAAGAACGCTGATAACCGTAAGAAACAGAAGACAAAACACATAATCGGATCAAAATCTTACTCGCAAGTTAGTTTTGAGAAGGTATGAGTCCAACTAAATATGTATGCCTCGCTGCTAAATATGGTGTCATGTTTCAAGCATCTCATTGGTATATTACTTGCAAAGAAACTTGGAAACTGGAGAAGAGCCAGATTGTATTGCTCTGTGGGAACTCACCCACACGAACGATGGAACATGGTCTAACACAGATTCCCAGAAAGTTTACGTGAGTACACTGACTTTTGGTTATTCTATAGTTAGTCAATGATGTGCATTCGGCATGTTTCATCATtagatgcgattattcatgcattGGACCGTGTTATTCTTGTTTCATCTTTTATAATGTCAATATTGATGCTGCACCTATAATTGTTCCTTCCATTTTTAGGACAAAGCACTTCAAGAGGTTAAAATCAAAGAAACTGAAACTGAAGGTCCACTTTCAAGTGAGCAGAAAAACAATATTTTCCAGACCGCTTACAAAGACACTCTGGAATGCAAGTCATCGCAGCCTCGTGGGTACGGATACATGGCCAAAACTTCAACTGGTTCTGAAAGGTTTCGTATCCAGATCGAAGAGCAAGCTCGTGCTACAGCCACCCAGGAGCGAAACTCTCAGCTCAGCCAGCAGGACAACGAATTAGAAGATCAACTACAAGCTGAACGTGCAAACACACAAGAGAGGATTAACTTGGAGCGTGCTGAGAGAGAACAACTTGAGGAGAGGTTAAAAGAAGAGTGTGCTGAAAGGGAAAGATTGTTGCAAGAGGAGCGAACATCAAGACTGGAATTTGAAAGAAACATGATGGCAAAGTTTGTAGAATTGAGCCAACAGATGGGAACCCAACAGGTGATTACAGTCATATGCTTCCGACCTTGTAAGATTTATGTTGCTTACTTGCATTGCTAAAAGTGCACTTCTATTTGCAGGCGCCTTCGAAGAGGGTTGACAAAGAAAATAGTAATCCAAACTTGCAAAATATTCTTTTACAGAGATCTAGTCCTAATAAGACTCCAGGTTCAAGGCCAACTGCTATTTCTTCAAATGCGCTCATACAAGCTGCAGCAAGGCATTCTCGAATGTTTAAAGCAATGGTAAGTCACAACCTTTGCTATCTCTTCATGTGTACCTGCATTTTATACGTCATTGGTCTTCATCGTTAGCTAGCTGCTTCTTCTCTTTTACCATGTGTTGCTGCATCGAGTCACAACTTAAACGAAAAAGGAATATGTGCTAGCTAGGGACATGAACTTAACTGAAACTATACATCTATTCTTAACTTAAATCAATAGCAGAAGCTTTTAGTAGATGTACGATCGGACAATGGCACCATTCTGTATGCATGAGCAGGATGTCATGAGCATGCGCGTAATTCCTTCGCTGATGAGTCCACTGCAATGTCCCATGCAGTATCTCTTGCCGCTGATATGGGGGTCATGAGAGTCGTTTTTTAAACGGACTCGCAACTCCTGATGGAAGCACTTAATATCAATAAGGTTGACTTGTCAGCCCATGCTGCTGTTATTGAGGATACCAAGTACCCGCTCAAATTATGGTTTTCTTATTATGAAATAAATGTATGTCGTCGCTCGGCAAACTCTCATGAGCTTGCTAGTCTTGGTAGGATGTTAGAACCTAACCACTATTTGGAATGGGAGGCCGATGTACCAGCCCTTGTGGCTGCCTGTGCTTTGGGTGATTCAGCCCGGCACTGTTAAGTTAAACCAATGTTTTTTTCTCACAAAAGAAGCTTTTAGTAGATGTACTTGTGGTTATGCTTTAGACATTTACACTTGTATTGTTGTTCTGATCCCTTAGTTACATGCTTGCTGACACAATATTAGTCCAGCTAGTCTGGCGATAGTTTTTAACAATGGGGCTGGAATAATTGTATGACGTATGTTATGTTCGACTAATTAACTAGAACTTTTTTTATTTCTTGATTGCAGGATCCAAAGAACTAGCTGGATTGGACTCTACATCACGGGCAGTTTAGTCTTCGAAGTTAATTAGGATGGCTAAATTACATTTGAGTTTTATTTGATGGATatttgctatgagaattatgaattttATGAATCTGCATATTATACGTATGGTTTTGAATATTGTAATCGAAAGCCTGTATTTTTTTTACGGTTGCAATAGACTATTACCACAACCCACTTTCGGTTGCCACATGCTAGCACCACTAAAGATATAGTGTTGCGTTATATCTCATTCGCTACGCCTATCTGTTTTGTTGCACTAGGATGTTGCAACGGAGCACTTTATATTGTTGTAATAGCTTGGTGCCacaaaaaatttcatgatgcgataACAGTTTGGCGCCACCAAAGTAAGTTTGTTGAAATAGAGTAACGCCACGGAAAGTATAAATTGTCGCAATAATTTCTCGCTACAAAGTTTTTACCTGTTGTGATACCTATTTATCACCATAAAAACAAGTACATTGCAATTTCCTATTACGACGATTCGAATATTTGTTGCCATAAGTTAATGCCACAAGCGCAGTGGGTCGTGGCAACATGCCTAATGCCACGAAAACAAGGATTGTTGCCATAGTTTATTACCACAAGTATAGTGGGTCGTGGCAACATGCCTAATGCCACGAAAACAAGGATTGTTGCCATAGTTTGTTGCCATAATTGACTATTGCCACGGAAGAGTATTGCGCCACGAAATGGTCGTCGTTGGCATAGGTTGTTGCCACAAATGTCTATCGCTACGAGATATCAATCTCCACAATTCGTTACATGTTGCATTAAAGCTATCTCCACAAATCAAATTGTGGCATCAAGTGAGTGTTGCCACGGGAAAACATGTGGCAACTTCCCGCATGGTTGTTGCAATAGCACACTTTATTGCCACAATTTCTTTTTTGTGGTAATAACCTATTACCATGTGTCCAGTCGCAACGGCTGCCAACGAATGTCGTTTCGTTGCAATAGGTACTTATTGCCACGAAATAGCATGTATTGCAACAAACGATTTTGTTGCAATAGACCCAGATCCTTGTAGTGTTCTTGCTAAAGATAGGTACTGATGTTAAAGACCCAGAGCATGATTGATTTTACTTGGCCACAAAAAAATGCAAGTCTTGGAGTTTCCAATGTTTGGCATGCCAATATGTTTTTTTAACACAGTGCGGACGCAATCACTCATATATATACGCACGCGCACACACACCCTACCTCTGAGCATCTCCGAGGGACTGAACCGGCATATTATCTTGAGATTTACATAGTGCGAggaccaggacttgaaccctggtgggctagGGATATCattgtcctcctaaccatccaaccatagTTTGGTTCG contains:
- the LOC109764578 gene encoding uncharacterized protein isoform X2 — encoded protein: MVTRRWLLPHPTPACLQASPASLLLGTMMNFTEDAPVKKGSVLLTRMESITAYKNQRGQPRSGTPEQSDTPVSANDMCSLAEWPSHARRNRALLQDAGGQKKKGRGVLKGFKASKKRFANGSAKLNITFSEKLGGTVGMNYRSFKDDVVVIMKRKLPLIGVRTWSDIHPTIHRLIIADMIMGLGRYTRNRRKSSQNCERAI
- the LOC141040618 gene encoding uncharacterized protein, whose protein sequence is MIDISLVYYLQRNLETGEEPDCIALWELTHTNDGTWSNTDSQKVYDKALQEVKIKETETEGPLSSEQKNNIFQTAYKDTLECKSSQPRGYGYMAKTSTGSERFRIQIEEQARATATQERNSQLSQQDNELEDQLQAERANTQERINLERAEREQLEERLKEECAERERLLQEERTSRLEFERNMMAKFVELSQQMGTQQAPSKRVDKENSNPNLQNILLQRSSPNKTPGSRPTAISSNALIQAAARHSRMFKAMDPKN
- the LOC109764578 gene encoding uncharacterized protein isoform X1, coding for MVTRRWLLPHPTPACLQASPASLLLGTMMNFTEDAPVKKGSVLLTRMESITAYKNQRGQPRSGTPEQSDTPVSANDMCSLAEWPSHARRNRALLQDEAGGQKKKGRGVLKGFKASKKRFANGSAKLNITFSEKLGGTVGMNYRSFKDDVVVIMKRKLPLIGVRTWSDIHPTIHRLIIADMIMGLGRYTRNRRKSSQNCERAI